The window GCATGGACGTCGGCGGAGCAGGCCGTACTGGCGCTCAGATGCACCACCAGCGCGCAGTTCTTGAGGATGTCCGGCGCGACGGCGCGGGCACGCCCCTTGTGGACGATGATCCCGTCGGCCCCGCCGTCCACCAGCGCTCGCAGCAGGCCGTCCCACTGGCCGGCGGGGACGATCGGGCCGTCCGAAACGCTGTGATCGAGAGGAACGAGCAGATGCCGGCCGTCACCCGCCGGCGAAAGTCTTCTCAAGCGTAATAACTTGCCGGTTTTCAGCATGGGTAATACGCCTCCCAGCCGGTGGTCGCATAAAGTCCGAAAAACGATGGTCGTAGAACTTTCAAGTTGCGCCGCAGTGAGCATTTACCGCCCGGCATCCGGTTGGCAAGGTGCGATCACCGGTCAATTTTTATGCGAGCCTCGGAATTAATATTGACAGCAACGTGACAGGTGCAGCAGGATTGACGCCCGCCTGAGGTGCTGTTCGTTGCATTTTGTTGCGGATGCCACGTGTAAACGGCCGACAATTCTTCCGCCACTCCCGTCGCCTTGTTCGACAATTCGGACGACCGGATTTCTCCGGCACTCTCCCGGACGGTTCCTTGTCGAATTCGAATTTCCGGCTCTAGGGTGACGTCCCATGCCCGAATCACCGAGAGCGGCCGCGTCCCCACCATCGACGGAGAAAGCCACGGCACGGACCGAGGCCCCGAGGGTCGCGTTCGCGAGCCTCGTCGGCACCACGATCGAGTACTACGACTTCGCCGTGTACGGCACGGCCTCCGCGCTGGTCCTCGGTCCCGCCTTCTTCCCGTCCGGCAACCCCACCGTCTCCTCACTCGCCGCGTTCCTCACCTTCGCCGCGGCGTTCCTGTCCCGTCCCCTCGGCGTCGTCCTGTTCGGGACGATCGGTGACCGGCTCGGCCGAAGACAGGCCCTGGTCGCCTCCCTCTTACTCATGGGCGTCGCCACGGTCGGCGTCGGACTGCTCCCCACGTACGAGACCGCGGGACTCCTCGCTCCCGTCCTGCTGGTGACACTCCGTCTGCTCCAGGGCCTCAGCATGGGCGGCGAGTGGGGAGGGGCCGTGCTGCTCGCCGCCGAGCACGCGCCGCCCGGCCGCCGCGCGCTGTACGCGTCCGTCCCCCAGGCCGGCCCCTCGCTCGGCTTCCTGCTGTCCAGCGCCGTCATCCTGCCCACGCTCCACCTCGCGGGCCGGGACGGCTTCGGCGACTGGGCCTGGCGCATCCCGTTCCTGCTCAGCACCGTGCTCGTCGTGATCGGCCTGTGGGTCCGTACGACGGTCTCCGAATCACCCGTCTTCCGCGAGACGGCCCATCGCACAGCACCGGTCGGGGGCTCGGTCCCCACGTCCCGCTTCCCGCTGGCCACGCTCCTCAAGCGGTACCCCGGACGGCTGCTGCTCGGCACGGGCGCGGCGATCGGCGGTTCCGCCGTCTACTACCTGACGATCGTCTACAGCCTCTCGTACGGCCCGAAGGAACTGGGCATCCCCCAGAACACGATGCTGACCGCCGCGAGCATCGGCGCCGCGGCCGGCATCGCCATCACCCTCCCGGCCGCCAGGCTCTCCGACCGGATCGGCCGCCGCCCGGTGATGCTGACCGGCGCCGTCGGCTGCGTGCTGTGGGCGGTGCCCATGTACGCCTCCCTGAGCTCGCGCGACGCCTGGGTGATCACCGGCGCCTACACGGTCGGCCTCATGCTGCTCGCGCTCATGTTCTCCCCGGTGGCCGCGTTCCTCCCCGAACTGTTCCCCGCCCGGCTGCGCTACAGCGGAGCCTCCGCGGCCTTCATCCTCGCCAACACCCTCGGCGGCGGCTTCGCCCCGCTGGTCGCCACCTGGCTGAACAGCCGGTGGGATTCCCCGCTCGTCCTGGGCTTCTACACCGGCGCCCTCTGCCTCCTCAGCCTGCTGTGTCTGCTGGCCCTTCCGGAGACTCGCGACCAG of the Streptomyces koelreuteriae genome contains:
- a CDS encoding MFS transporter, which encodes MPESPRAAASPPSTEKATARTEAPRVAFASLVGTTIEYYDFAVYGTASALVLGPAFFPSGNPTVSSLAAFLTFAAAFLSRPLGVVLFGTIGDRLGRRQALVASLLLMGVATVGVGLLPTYETAGLLAPVLLVTLRLLQGLSMGGEWGGAVLLAAEHAPPGRRALYASVPQAGPSLGFLLSSAVILPTLHLAGRDGFGDWAWRIPFLLSTVLVVIGLWVRTTVSESPVFRETAHRTAPVGGSVPTSRFPLATLLKRYPGRLLLGTGAAIGGSAVYYLTIVYSLSYGPKELGIPQNTMLTAASIGAAAGIAITLPAARLSDRIGRRPVMLTGAVGCVLWAVPMYASLSSRDAWVITGAYTVGLMLLALMFSPVAAFLPELFPARLRYSGASAAFILANTLGGGFAPLVATWLNSRWDSPLVLGFYTGALCLLSLLCLLALPETRDQDFDA